In the Helicobacter sp. 'house sparrow 1' genome, TCTTTTGAACCTAATGCCTGCGAAGCTTGTGGAGGGAAGTGTTGCACAGGTGAGAGTGGTTATATATTTTGTTCCATTTCTGAAATGGAACAAATCAGTGCTTTTTTAAATCTCTCATTTGATGAATTTACACAAAAATATGTTAAAAGGGTGGGATATAAATTCTCGCTGATTGAGAAGCCTTATTTTGATGGCTATGCTTGTGTTTTTTTTGATGAGAAAACAAAAAGATGTAAAATTTATGAGGTACGACCAAAGCAGTGCAGAACTTTTCCATTTTGGGATAGCTTTAAAGACCAAAAGGGAGAAGATTATAAAATGTTATTAAAAATGTGT is a window encoding:
- a CDS encoding YkgJ family cysteine cluster protein; protein product: MDCLGFNFSFEPNACEACGGKCCTGESGYIFCSISEMEQISAFLNLSFDEFTQKYVKRVGYKFSLIEKPYFDGYACVFFDEKTKRCKIYEVRPKQCRTFPFWDSFKDQKGEDYKMLLKMCLGIRLDKDS